Proteins from a genomic interval of Methanococcoides sp. AM1:
- a CDS encoding transglutaminase family protein, with amino-acid sequence MQEYLRSTEIIDWDHPKVEKLAKELAFGLDDVVEITKNCFEWVRDEIYHSHDHCMNPITLKASEVLEAGTGYCYAKSHLLAALLRASSIPTGLCYQRLSRDENGEPFCLHGLNAVYLPEIGWYRIDARGNKKSVDAQFTPPEEKLAYEIKVEGEADLPEIWADPLPVIIDVLTKYDNYEDVWENLPDIPLIQKPSSKR; translated from the coding sequence ATGCAGGAATACCTACGTTCTACTGAGATAATCGACTGGGACCATCCGAAAGTCGAAAAGCTGGCAAAAGAACTTGCTTTCGGGCTGGACGATGTCGTCGAAATAACAAAGAACTGTTTTGAGTGGGTAAGGGATGAGATATATCACAGTCATGACCACTGCATGAACCCTATTACACTGAAAGCTTCAGAGGTACTGGAAGCAGGTACTGGTTATTGTTATGCAAAAAGCCATCTGCTTGCAGCTTTATTGAGAGCAAGTTCTATTCCCACCGGGCTTTGCTACCAGCGTCTGAGCAGGGATGAAAATGGTGAACCGTTCTGCCTTCACGGATTAAATGCTGTCTACCTGCCTGAGATCGGATGGTATCGCATCGATGCAAGAGGGAATAAGAAAAGCGTTGATGCACAGTTCACCCCTCCGGAAGAAAAACTTGCATACGAAATAAAGGTAGAGGGCGAAGCTGACCTTCCTGAGATATGGGCAGACCCGTTACCTGTTATTATTGATGTGCTGACAAAATATGATAATTATGAAGATGTCTGGGAAAATCTTCCTGATATTCCACTGATACAAAAACCATCATCAAAAAGATAA
- a CDS encoding DNA-directed DNA polymerase II small subunit, whose amino-acid sequence MKEINVQEAFLEAGYQISPEAVDLIASHSSPKDLVCYILGHIDESVFVIEIEHIDIPSFESEYSTGQKADSGAASEASSQICSPVSQNSEATFGEVPLEPVISPSSDISKNESKVTCEVSSSTFSPSKKYSSSFPSGYGSKRSSDTGIHTNSNGNDNVNNINIMSDITDMSTCVGEYMEFVQYFRNRYSKLSDMIRGRITARPIESLNKNRKHGSGLKRSGGGDYSEVSIIGMVSEVRSTANGHKMLQLEDPTGSFLVLVHQAEKDLFEEASKIILDEVIGITGSLTNDGSLIIAKKLILPDLPNISHRREGTWGKAVFTSDVHIGSSTFLEKEWCGFLDFLNGKCDNEQMRELSKDIRFLVIAGDLVDGIGIFPGQEHELDILDIYDQYAKAAEYFSQVPEHIQIIISPGNHDAVRQAEPQPRFPERITSLFEDRIIFVGNPALVDLDGVQVLMYHGRSIDDLVASVPGVSYQEPEKAMIEMLKRRHLSPIYGSRVSIAPEKQDHFVIDTIPDILHCGHVHTIGIGRYKNVLAINSGTWQSQTEFQKRVNLMPTPAQVPIVDLSTLRTTLLHF is encoded by the coding sequence ATGAAAGAGATCAATGTTCAGGAAGCTTTTTTAGAAGCCGGGTATCAGATCAGCCCTGAAGCTGTAGATCTGATCGCATCTCACAGTTCACCAAAGGACCTGGTTTGTTACATCCTTGGACATATCGATGAGTCGGTGTTTGTTATTGAAATCGAACACATTGATATTCCGTCCTTTGAATCTGAATATTCGACCGGTCAGAAAGCTGACTCTGGAGCAGCTTCAGAGGCTTCTTCACAGATTTGTTCACCGGTCTCACAGAATTCAGAGGCTACTTTTGGGGAAGTGCCTTTAGAGCCAGTGATATCACCTTCATCGGATATATCTAAAAATGAATCTAAAGTTACATGTGAAGTATCTTCATCCACTTTTTCACCCTCAAAAAAATATTCTTCTTCGTTTCCATCTGGTTATGGAAGTAAGAGATCATCGGATACCGGTATTCATACCAATTCCAATGGCAATGACAATGTCAACAACATCAATATAATGTCTGATATCACGGACATGTCAACATGTGTTGGCGAATATATGGAATTCGTCCAGTATTTCAGGAACAGGTATAGCAAGCTCAGTGACATGATCCGTGGAAGGATAACTGCCAGACCAATTGAGAGCCTTAACAAGAACCGCAAGCATGGAAGCGGGTTAAAGCGGAGCGGAGGTGGTGATTACAGTGAAGTTTCTATCATTGGAATGGTATCCGAGGTAAGGAGTACTGCAAATGGCCATAAGATGCTGCAGCTGGAAGATCCCACAGGTTCTTTTCTGGTGCTTGTGCATCAGGCGGAGAAAGATCTGTTCGAAGAGGCCAGCAAGATAATTCTGGACGAGGTTATTGGGATCACCGGTTCCCTGACCAATGATGGCAGTCTTATTATTGCAAAGAAGTTAATCCTCCCAGACCTTCCGAACATCTCACATAGGAGGGAAGGTACTTGGGGCAAAGCAGTGTTCACATCTGATGTTCATATCGGAAGCTCGACCTTCCTTGAAAAAGAATGGTGCGGTTTCCTTGATTTTCTCAATGGAAAGTGTGACAATGAGCAAATGAGAGAGCTTTCCAAAGATATCCGGTTCCTTGTGATAGCAGGCGATCTGGTCGATGGGATCGGAATTTTTCCGGGGCAGGAACATGAGCTGGACATTCTTGACATCTATGATCAGTATGCAAAGGCTGCTGAATACTTCAGTCAGGTACCGGAACATATTCAGATAATAATATCACCCGGAAACCACGATGCAGTCCGTCAGGCAGAGCCACAGCCCCGTTTTCCGGAGCGCATAACTTCTCTTTTTGAGGATAGGATCATTTTTGTGGGAAATCCTGCATTGGTGGACCTTGATGGTGTTCAGGTCCTGATGTATCATGGGCGTTCCATCGATGACCTGGTGGCATCGGTTCCGGGAGTTTCCTATCAGGAGCCTGAAAAGGCAATGATAGAGATGTTAAAGCGCAGGCATCTTTCTCCTATATATGGAAGCAGGGTTTCCATTGCACCGGAAAAACAGGACCATTTTGTAATTGATACAATACCCGATATCCTTCATTGTGGGCATGTTCATACCATAGGTATTGGAAGATACAAGAATGTCCTTGCGATAAATTCCGGTACATGGCAGTCACAGACAGAGTTCCAGAAGAGAGTAAATTTAATGCCAACCCCTGCTCAGGTTCCGATCGTGGACCTTTCCACTCTCAGGACAACCCTTCTGCACTTCTGA
- a CDS encoding ORC1-type DNA replication protein: MENKSLDGLFEDLLHNESLFKNKEVLRPSYTPASLPHRTEQVNTLATILVSALRGDTPSNILIYGKTGTGKTAVARYVGIELERKSDGINIDCSVLYLNCEVIDTQYRLLANLAKHFGEDIPMTGWPTDQVFTKFKEAIDSKKQVIIIILDEIDKLVKKGDDVLYNLSRINTDLKNAKVSMIGISNDLKFTEFLDPRVKSSLGEEEIIFPPYDAEQISDILRQRASIAYKEEVLDEMVIPLCSAFAAQEHGDARRALDLLRVAGELAERENETHVGEVHVRMAQEKIEIDRIVEVVRTLPTQSKLSLYSVMLLRNNGHRNVTTGEVYNVYRQLCVNVDMDILTQRRVTDLISELDMLGILNAVVVSKGRYGRTKEIVLSVPIESTRRVLLEDYRLGMLAGFKPVITAQMHL; encoded by the coding sequence ATGGAGAACAAATCATTAGATGGCTTATTTGAAGACTTATTACATAATGAATCTCTTTTTAAGAATAAAGAAGTTTTGAGACCTTCATATACGCCTGCATCCCTTCCTCACAGAACTGAGCAGGTGAACACTCTTGCTACTATTCTTGTTTCGGCACTTAGGGGAGATACACCTTCAAACATTCTTATCTATGGAAAAACAGGTACTGGTAAAACAGCTGTTGCTCGCTATGTTGGTATTGAGCTTGAAAGGAAAAGTGATGGTATCAATATTGATTGTTCTGTCCTGTATCTAAACTGTGAGGTAATTGATACACAATACAGGCTGCTGGCAAACCTTGCAAAACATTTCGGTGAAGATATTCCTATGACCGGTTGGCCGACTGATCAGGTATTCACAAAGTTCAAAGAAGCTATTGATTCAAAAAAGCAGGTTATAATAATTATTCTTGATGAGATCGATAAACTTGTGAAGAAAGGTGATGATGTTCTGTACAATCTTTCTCGTATCAATACTGATCTTAAAAATGCGAAGGTCAGTATGATCGGTATTTCTAATGACCTGAAATTTACGGAATTCCTTGATCCAAGGGTAAAAAGTTCACTTGGGGAAGAAGAGATCATTTTCCCTCCTTATGATGCTGAACAGATCAGTGATATCCTGAGGCAAAGAGCATCCATTGCATACAAAGAAGAGGTGCTTGACGAAATGGTAATTCCCCTGTGTTCTGCCTTTGCAGCCCAGGAACATGGTGATGCAAGGCGTGCACTTGATCTTTTGAGAGTTGCCGGTGAACTTGCTGAGCGTGAGAATGAAACGCATGTTGGTGAAGTACACGTAAGAATGGCTCAGGAAAAGATAGAGATCGATCGTATCGTGGAAGTTGTCAGAACTTTACCCACACAGTCAAAATTATCTCTCTATAGTGTCATGCTTTTGAGGAACAATGGCCACAGGAATGTGACTACAGGGGAAGTATACAACGTTTATCGTCAGTTGTGTGTGAATGTTGATATGGACATCCTGACGCAAAGAAGGGTCACTGACCTGATCTCGGAACTGGATATGCTGGGTATTCTTAATGCGGTGGTCGTAAGCAAAGGGCGTTATGGAAGAACAAAAGAGATCGTCCTGAGCGTACCGATTGAAAGCACACGCCGCGTACTTCTTGAGGATTACAGACTGGGAATGCTTGCAGGTTTCAAACCGGTGATCACAGCACAGATGCATCTTTGA
- a CDS encoding M50 family metallopeptidase, with the protein MANSFKIGTIIGIPIKIHITFLLVLPFFAIIFAMNPAPYGFSDIVPVSLGYALSFLTTILLFGCVLLHELGHSYLAKKYGVKITDITLFLIGGVSSMEEIPRDPKQEAKMAFAGPLVSFIIGGSLLLLNFAAASAIASFADSVIFRLVQMLGSINIVLGMFNLLPAFPMDGGRILRAWFAGKMPYIQATHAAAGVGKMFAFLLGFLGLLSNPWNPWLILIAIFVYMGASGEDRSTAVTVTLEKVPVSEVMTKDIVSVEPSLTIDDLTQFMFEKKHMGYPVIEHNTLKGIITFTDVRKVMPLDRYSILVSDVMTKDIVTIPKEATAADAFKLMVSNNIGRVLVVDESGSVSGILSRTDLMHTMMLLNE; encoded by the coding sequence ATGGCAAATTCTTTCAAAATTGGAACAATTATCGGTATCCCTATTAAGATACACATAACATTTCTTTTAGTTCTTCCGTTCTTTGCAATCATTTTTGCCATGAACCCGGCACCATATGGTTTTAGTGACATAGTGCCGGTATCATTGGGATACGCCTTATCTTTTTTGACAACTATACTTCTCTTTGGTTGTGTTCTGCTTCACGAGCTGGGCCATTCTTATCTTGCAAAGAAGTACGGTGTTAAGATCACAGATATAACTTTATTCCTGATAGGTGGCGTCTCTTCCATGGAGGAGATCCCAAGAGACCCGAAACAGGAAGCAAAGATGGCTTTTGCAGGACCTTTGGTCAGTTTTATTATTGGAGGTTCATTGCTTCTGCTTAATTTTGCGGCAGCAAGTGCTATTGCTTCGTTTGCAGATTCGGTCATATTCAGATTGGTACAGATGTTAGGTTCCATCAACATAGTCCTTGGTATGTTCAATCTGCTCCCTGCTTTTCCTATGGACGGCGGACGTATACTCCGTGCATGGTTTGCAGGGAAAATGCCCTACATACAGGCAACCCATGCAGCAGCAGGTGTCGGTAAGATGTTCGCGTTCCTTCTGGGATTTCTGGGTCTGTTGTCAAATCCCTGGAACCCATGGCTGATCCTTATTGCTATCTTTGTTTACATGGGGGCATCAGGTGAAGACCGTTCCACAGCTGTTACAGTGACCCTTGAAAAAGTACCTGTCAGTGAGGTTATGACAAAGGATATAGTTTCGGTGGAGCCATCATTGACAATAGATGACCTGACCCAGTTCATGTTCGAAAAGAAACATATGGGATATCCTGTGATAGAACACAACACTTTAAAAGGTATCATTACATTTACAGATGTACGCAAGGTAATGCCTCTGGACCGTTACAGTATATTGGTGTCCGATGTTATGACAAAAGATATTGTAACAATACCAAAAGAGGCGACTGCCGCAGATGCTTTTAAGCTGATGGTCTCTAACAACATTGGCAGAGTATTGGTGGTCGATGAAAGTGGTTCTGTGTCTGGTATTCTTTCCAGGACCGACCTGATGCATACAATGATGTTATTGAACGAGTGA
- the mfnA gene encoding tyrosine decarboxylase MfnA, whose translation MEKTGICRDEILSILKNAKSADTSYDRVLSSMCTYPHEIAVLAHTNFIEANMGDPGLFPGTYGLEKEVLRMFGSLLHHTNDPEKCGYLTTGGTESNIQAIRSMVNSCRDIKKPNVVMPESAHFSFDKVADLSGIEIRKASLDKFLKVDLKVVKSLIDENTIGLVGIAGTTEFGQIDPIEQLSEIALEKDLFLHVDAAFGGFVLPFMDLDYRYDFEVEGVTSMTIDPHKMGLSTIPSGGLLFRETEYLDDLEIHTPYLSISKQYSLTGTRSGAAVASTYAVMKHLGREGYRHVIDQCMEKTEDIVSGAKALGIETVIDPVMNIVALQVPDSDNIRKRLLDEFGWHVSITRNPRALRLVIMPHINNSTIELFLNDLEKLI comes from the coding sequence ATGGAAAAAACCGGAATATGCAGAGATGAGATCCTCTCTATCTTAAAAAACGCTAAATCAGCAGATACTAGTTATGATCGTGTTCTAAGTTCTATGTGTACTTATCCACATGAAATTGCAGTTTTAGCACATACAAATTTCATTGAAGCTAATATGGGAGATCCTGGTCTTTTCCCTGGAACTTACGGTCTTGAAAAAGAAGTCCTCAGGATGTTCGGTTCTCTTTTACACCATACCAATGATCCTGAAAAATGCGGTTATTTAACAACTGGTGGAACCGAATCTAATATACAGGCAATAAGATCCATGGTAAATTCCTGTCGTGATATTAAAAAACCAAATGTTGTAATGCCTGAGTCTGCACATTTTTCGTTTGACAAAGTTGCTGATCTGTCAGGAATAGAAATAAGGAAAGCTTCACTTGATAAATTCCTAAAAGTTGATCTAAAAGTTGTAAAATCATTGATAGATGAGAATACAATAGGTCTTGTTGGTATAGCAGGAACAACAGAATTTGGTCAGATAGATCCTATTGAACAACTTTCAGAGATTGCTCTTGAGAAAGATCTTTTTTTGCATGTTGATGCTGCATTTGGTGGTTTTGTCCTTCCATTTATGGATCTGGATTATCGTTATGATTTTGAGGTTGAAGGTGTAACTTCAATGACCATTGATCCTCACAAGATGGGCTTGAGCACTATTCCTTCAGGAGGATTACTGTTCCGTGAAACTGAATATCTGGATGATCTTGAGATACACACTCCATATCTGAGCATCAGTAAACAATATTCACTCACAGGTACCAGAAGTGGTGCAGCAGTGGCTTCAACATATGCTGTGATGAAACATCTTGGAAGAGAAGGGTACAGGCATGTGATTGATCAATGTATGGAAAAAACAGAAGATATCGTTTCGGGTGCTAAAGCGCTTGGCATCGAAACTGTCATTGATCCTGTTATGAATATTGTAGCGCTTCAGGTTCCGGATTCTGATAATATTAGAAAAAGATTGCTTGATGAATTCGGCTGGCATGTTTCAATAACACGAAACCCCCGGGCTCTGCGTCTGGTGATCATGCCTCACATTAATAATAGTACGATCGAACTTTTCCTGAATGATCTTGAAAAACTGATCTGA
- the fhcD gene encoding formylmethanofuran--tetrahydromethanopterin N-formyltransferase yields MELNGVEIEDTFAEAFPIKMARVLITAATMRWATVAAQEATGFGTSVIGCPAEAGIEMYVDGSETPDGRPGVYIQIYTFGYKSLEGQLLERIGQCILTAPTTAVFNGFPDAEKQFDTGNKLRYFADGTESQTEVGGRKMHVIPMMEGDFLVEDSIGGIEAIAGGNFFIFADSQMNALTAAENAVDSIQAVEGVVTPFPGGIVASGSKAGANNYKFLKATANEKFCPSIKDQVEGSEIPADVNCVYEIVINGVDADAINEAMAAGIEAAVTVPGVKKITAGNYGGNLGPHKFNLHDLL; encoded by the coding sequence ATGGAACTTAACGGAGTAGAGATCGAAGATACATTCGCAGAGGCCTTTCCAATCAAAATGGCCCGTGTACTGATCACAGCCGCAACAATGCGCTGGGCAACAGTTGCAGCTCAGGAAGCAACCGGATTCGGAACATCCGTCATTGGATGCCCTGCTGAAGCCGGCATTGAGATGTACGTAGACGGCAGTGAGACACCAGACGGCAGACCTGGTGTTTACATACAGATCTACACCTTCGGATACAAGTCACTTGAAGGCCAGCTTCTGGAGCGCATTGGCCAGTGTATCCTGACAGCACCAACAACCGCAGTGTTCAACGGTTTCCCTGATGCAGAGAAGCAGTTTGACACCGGAAATAAGCTCAGGTACTTCGCAGACGGAACAGAATCCCAGACAGAGGTCGGCGGCCGCAAGATGCACGTGATCCCAATGATGGAGGGTGACTTCCTTGTAGAAGATTCCATTGGTGGAATAGAAGCTATTGCAGGTGGAAATTTCTTCATCTTCGCAGACTCACAGATGAACGCTCTTACAGCAGCAGAAAATGCAGTTGATTCCATCCAGGCTGTCGAGGGTGTAGTCACACCATTCCCAGGCGGAATCGTTGCAAGTGGTTCCAAAGCAGGAGCAAACAACTACAAGTTCCTCAAGGCAACAGCTAACGAGAAGTTCTGCCCAAGCATCAAGGACCAGGTAGAAGGTTCAGAGATCCCTGCAGATGTCAACTGTGTCTATGAGATCGTCATCAACGGTGTAGATGCAGACGCGATCAACGAAGCAATGGCAGCAGGTATCGAAGCAGCTGTAACAGTTCCAGGTGTCAAGAAGATCACCGCAGGTAACTACGGCGGAAACCTCGGACCACACAAATTCAACCTGCACGACCTCTTATAA
- a CDS encoding signal peptidase I, giving the protein MDIKASFHTFRTSDKFWISLSRDIVSVILAVLAFAVISQALFGMWTPMVAVESGSMEPHMKIGDIIFIENIDRTQIITNQDAAPNYISFEKEGDVILYRPYGQEDVTPIIHRAMYFVEAGESMWESGPIAPHSGYITKGDNERTNMYYDQQGQISYLQPVKEEWVIGIARYRIPYAGHLRLMLS; this is encoded by the coding sequence ATGGACATAAAAGCCTCATTCCATACATTCAGAACGAGTGATAAATTCTGGATATCCCTCTCAAGGGACATTGTTTCTGTAATTCTGGCCGTTCTGGCATTTGCAGTCATTTCCCAGGCGTTATTTGGGATGTGGACACCTATGGTTGCTGTTGAATCCGGAAGTATGGAACCCCATATGAAGATCGGGGATATAATTTTCATTGAAAACATAGACAGGACACAAATAATAACTAATCAGGATGCTGCTCCAAATTACATATCCTTCGAAAAAGAAGGTGACGTTATACTTTACCGCCCTTACGGACAGGAAGATGTTACCCCGATCATACACAGGGCCATGTACTTTGTTGAAGCCGGGGAAAGTATGTGGGAAAGCGGTCCAATTGCACCACATAGTGGTTACATCACTAAAGGTGATAACGAAAGGACAAACATGTACTATGACCAGCAGGGGCAGATAAGTTATCTTCAACCTGTAAAAGAAGAATGGGTCATTGGAATTGCAAGATACAGGATACCATATGCAGGCCATCTAAGGCTTATGCTTTCATAA
- a CDS encoding DUF3795 domain-containing protein, whose amino-acid sequence METSDDLSLIAPCGMNCGICIAYLREKNKCPGCRGLDVTRSKCKQIKHCPTFENGRAQFCFECEKFPCSRLKHLDERYRTKYNMSMIENLEYIKKFGLKEFVANEKTRWTCPECGGTICVHGGACSSCGKKKE is encoded by the coding sequence ATGGAAACCTCGGACGATCTTTCACTTATAGCCCCATGCGGAATGAATTGTGGCATCTGCATAGCTTACCTGAGGGAGAAAAATAAGTGCCCCGGATGTAGAGGATTAGATGTTACTCGCTCCAAATGCAAACAGATCAAGCACTGTCCTACTTTTGAAAATGGCAGGGCACAATTCTGTTTTGAGTGTGAAAAGTTCCCCTGCAGCAGATTGAAACACTTAGATGAAAGGTATCGAACCAAATACAATATGAGCATGATCGAAAATCTCGAATATATCAAAAAATTTGGTTTAAAAGAATTTGTTGCAAATGAAAAGACGAGATGGACCTGTCCTGAATGTGGAGGAACTATTTGTGTACATGGAGGAGCCTGTTCCAGCTGTGGAAAAAAGAAAGAATGA
- the twy1 gene encoding 4-demethylwyosine synthase TYW1, which produces MSSKDKEELITIPEIPDFEALLKKQGYSLAGTHSAVKTCLWLGRSIKDEGECYKSRFYGITSHCCLQMTPTLRCNQRCLFCWRPTEAEVSFPKNWDSPVEIVGSSIKAQRKLISGFGGSAPRERWEEANQPKHVAISLSGEPTLYPYLPELVEEYEKQGFTTFVVSNGTVPDMMERIEPSQLYMSLDAPDRETYEKVCNPKSTELWGNINRSLEILGKKNNRKAIRITLVKGMNMIDPAGYARLIEIANPDYVEVKAYMHLGFSRSRLPREAMPSHEEVVSFAKELAEHLGYSIADEVEVSRIALISKDGKVTYLD; this is translated from the coding sequence ATGTCCTCGAAAGATAAGGAAGAACTTATAACAATTCCTGAAATACCTGACTTTGAGGCCTTGCTGAAAAAGCAGGGATATAGCCTTGCAGGTACTCATTCTGCTGTAAAGACATGCCTTTGGCTTGGTCGTTCCATAAAAGATGAAGGTGAGTGTTATAAGTCAAGGTTCTATGGTATCACTTCACATTGTTGTCTGCAGATGACACCTACTTTGAGATGCAACCAACGCTGTCTCTTTTGTTGGAGGCCTACAGAAGCGGAGGTATCTTTCCCGAAAAATTGGGATTCTCCAGTGGAAATTGTGGGGTCATCAATCAAAGCACAGCGAAAATTAATATCCGGATTTGGTGGTTCTGCGCCAAGGGAGCGCTGGGAGGAAGCAAACCAGCCCAAACATGTTGCTATATCACTTTCAGGGGAGCCAACCTTGTATCCGTATCTGCCTGAACTTGTGGAAGAGTACGAAAAACAGGGTTTTACAACTTTTGTCGTAAGTAACGGTACTGTTCCTGATATGATGGAGAGGATCGAACCTTCCCAATTATACATGAGCCTTGATGCTCCTGACAGGGAAACATATGAGAAGGTCTGCAATCCGAAATCCACCGAACTATGGGGTAATATCAACAGGTCCCTGGAAATACTTGGAAAGAAGAATAACCGTAAGGCAATACGCATAACTCTTGTGAAGGGCATGAACATGATCGATCCGGCAGGCTATGCACGCCTTATTGAGATAGCAAACCCGGACTATGTTGAGGTCAAGGCATATATGCATCTTGGTTTTTCCAGAAGTCGCCTTCCTCGTGAAGCGATGCCTTCACATGAGGAAGTTGTCAGCTTTGCAAAAGAACTTGCCGAGCATCTTGGATATAGCATTGCAGATGAAGTAGAAGTAAGCCGTATCGCACTGATTTCAAAGGATGGCAAAGTTACCTATCTTGACTAA
- a CDS encoding TraB/GumN family protein, producing MTYKTAEEKSDDQFITDSQKAASNYNYDTVSGSTYSGQGDATFSQTPSLAPMVKQPDALQPAPQPSQIIIVGTAHVSEKSVNEVKDTIEREKPDIVAVELCKSRYDSLKGEVKDSEIPIKDILSGGKIYYFLVHLLLAYVQKKIGDEMGVQPGAEMITAIEAAEASGAQVALVDRDIQLTLQRFWSKMGFFEKLNIVVTLVASALGIGSSKNIDIDNITNQDMVTMLTDELRAASPNAAAVLIDERDAYIAGNLVKIAKGGNKKIVTVLGAGHKTGVEKYLKDPKSIPPMSSLTELPQKRFNFMKIIGIGIVALAIATFVLLIMSGTPIELLLLAFGWWFIINGILSSLGAALAKGHPYSIITAFLVAWLTSLNPMMAAGWFAGLMEAKQRKPTTEDLKEVVKLESFKELQKNNFFRVIMVAAFANIGSTIGTFLGVYVMVQVTGQNPIDLISAGLTAIGL from the coding sequence ATGACCTACAAAACAGCAGAAGAGAAATCAGATGACCAGTTCATCACGGATTCTCAGAAAGCTGCTTCTAATTATAATTACGATACGGTATCGGGTTCGACCTATTCAGGCCAGGGCGATGCAACTTTTTCACAGACGCCTTCTCTTGCTCCCATGGTAAAGCAACCGGATGCTCTTCAGCCCGCTCCCCAACCTTCCCAGATCATCATCGTGGGAACCGCACATGTTTCAGAAAAGAGCGTCAATGAAGTAAAAGATACCATTGAGCGCGAGAAACCGGATATAGTGGCCGTAGAGCTTTGCAAAAGCAGATATGATTCACTGAAAGGTGAAGTTAAGGATTCGGAGATTCCCATCAAGGATATTCTAAGCGGTGGTAAGATCTACTATTTCCTTGTACACCTGTTGCTTGCCTATGTGCAGAAGAAGATCGGGGATGAAATGGGTGTCCAGCCTGGTGCTGAGATGATCACTGCTATCGAGGCCGCAGAAGCCAGTGGAGCACAAGTTGCTCTTGTTGATCGTGATATCCAGTTGACCCTGCAGCGTTTCTGGAGCAAGATGGGATTCTTTGAAAAACTGAATATTGTTGTAACTCTTGTTGCATCTGCTTTAGGGATCGGCTCATCAAAGAACATTGATATTGATAACATCACCAATCAGGACATGGTTACCATGCTCACAGATGAGCTGCGTGCTGCGTCTCCGAATGCTGCCGCTGTTCTGATCGATGAGAGAGATGCTTACATTGCAGGAAATCTCGTCAAGATCGCCAAAGGAGGCAATAAGAAGATAGTTACAGTTCTTGGTGCCGGGCATAAGACAGGTGTTGAGAAATATCTCAAGGATCCAAAGTCCATACCTCCGATGTCCTCACTTACTGAACTTCCCCAGAAGCGTTTCAATTTCATGAAGATAATTGGAATTGGTATCGTCGCTCTGGCCATTGCAACCTTCGTGTTGCTGATAATGTCAGGTACACCGATCGAGTTGTTGCTTCTGGCTTTTGGCTGGTGGTTCATCATAAACGGAATCTTAAGTTCCCTCGGAGCTGCCCTTGCAAAAGGACATCCGTATTCTATCATCACTGCTTTCCTTGTGGCATGGCTCACATCCCTGAATCCGATGATGGCAGCAGGATGGTTCGCAGGACTGATGGAAGCTAAACAGAGGAAACCTACCACTGAAGACCTTAAGGAAGTTGTCAAGCTTGAAAGTTTCAAAGAGCTTCAGAAGAACAATTTCTTCCGAGTGATCATGGTAGCTGCATTTGCCAATATTGGAAGTACCATAGGTACGTTCCTTGGAGTTTATGTTATGGTTCAGGTGACAGGGCAGAATCCAATAGACTTGATCAGTGCAGGTCTTACAGCGATAGGTCTTTGA